In Musa acuminata AAA Group cultivar baxijiao chromosome BXJ3-9, Cavendish_Baxijiao_AAA, whole genome shotgun sequence, a single genomic region encodes these proteins:
- the LOC135649047 gene encoding transcriptional regulator SUPERMAN-like, translated as MERCGRVTTDNCSSNSSSKGKEPWMSYTHTAKGGPLPGSFLAGFSWPPRSYSCSFCSREFKTAQALGGHMNVHRRDKARLRQSPPPGPLPFDLNPNPSPGGEPVPFSSAPNIPNLNMPPPSSSSGDKIFLAPNTLPSMTSPLTHFSFSRGDDLNKMETVKALFGTGEVKDLMEKDTGNELQQGREVVRLELEIGICGDRKDELDLELRLGYT; from the coding sequence ATGGAGAGGTGTGGTAGAGTCACCACGGACAACtgtagcagcaacagcagcagcaagggGAAGGAGCCATGGATGAGCTACACCCACACTGCAAAAGGGGGCCCTCTTCCTGGTAGCTTCTTAGCAGGCTTTTCATGGCCTCCAAGGTCATACTCTTGTAGCTTTTGCAGCAGGGAATTCAAGACAGCTCAGGCTCTTGGGGGTCATATGAATGTCCACAGAAGGGATAAAGCCAGGCTGAGGCAGTCCCCACCTCCGGGACCCCTACCTTTTGAccttaaccctaaccctagccctgGTGGTGAACCTGTTCCTTTTAGCAGTGCTCCTAATATTCCTAACCTCAACATGCCACCACCTTCGAGTTCTTCTGGGGATAAGATCTTCCTAGCACCCAATACGTTGCCTTCCATGACTTCTCCTCTGACACATTTCTCTTTCTCAAGAGGTGATGACTTGAACAAGATGGAAACGGTGAAGGCCTTGTTTGGGACCGGAGAGGTGAAGGACCTGATGGAAAAGGACACGGGCAATGAGTTGCAACAAGGGAGAGAAGTTGTGAGACTCGAGTTGGAGATAGGTATTTGTGGAGATCGCAAGGATGAACTTGATTTGGAACTTCGACTTGGATACACTTAG